The following are from one region of the Salvia splendens isolate huo1 chromosome 2, SspV2, whole genome shotgun sequence genome:
- the LOC121768636 gene encoding pentatricopeptide repeat-containing protein At1g06140, mitochondrial-like produces MRRLLALQRGGGFLQLLKKSLLKNRDLQEAKRLHSALITTGCFHHTNLHSLAPFLVQFYAASASLREALLLFHSLPRLPNLNLACNAILRAHLHASLFSQAIHFFNHIVSTLDFVPDNYTCPLIFTACSSLSSLEDARNVHQLISSAAGFHPNAYTKCALIDMYAKCGSLEDARKVFDEMLHRDRDLPCWTAMICGTIRLGHAGRALSLFSDMMRTGGGLRPDMPLVAAVLPACGRLQAAHTGMALQGLALKCGFHDDLFVANATIDMYCKLGETERAYTVFRRMPCRDDVSWGTLIAGYSCNAEYHFCIEVCARMMSLGIFPSAVVVASVLPAIGRLGLAEEGRGMHGLVLKRGFDSDVVVCSALMEMYSLCGLTGEIRLLLSVWSDWDVMIWNSAISSVEDHGLGLGIFRKMWESKFKPNSITLMSILPMCTKMGAHKQGMEIHCYAIRNGLDMVVSVSNSVIHMYCKCGFLGVGRNLFDRMAERDIVSYNTIISSYGFHGHAKQALLLFDEMKSLATRPSGATFVGLLSACSHAGLVDEGRNLYRSMVVDYGIQPNVEHYSCMVDLLGRAGRIGDACDFIRAMPEEPNASVLGCLLAACRLHNVDLTGEDILRDKLDDSGYHILISNMYASRKRWRDASRARARIKEKGLRKKPGKSWTQIGHHTHVFDAGDATHSEFGIIQETLKILFSEMRKRCHFDNLFAC; encoded by the coding sequence ATGCGGCGGCTGTTAGCTCTTCAACGCGGCGGCGGTTTCTTACAATTACTGAAGAAATCTCTGTTGAAGAATCGTGATTTGCAGGAAGCCAAAAGGCTGCATTCCGCGCTAATAACAACTGGCTGCTTCCATCACACAAACTTACACTCCTTAGCTCCATTTCTCGTCCAATTCtacgccgcctccgcctctctCCGAGAAGCTCTACTCCTCTTCCACTCCCTCCCCCGCCTCCCCAACCTCAACCTCGCCTGCAAcgccatcctccgcgcccacctCCACGCCTCCCTCTTCTCCCAGGCCATTCACTTCTTCAATCACATCGTCTCCACTCTCGATTTTGTCCCCGACAACTACACTTGCCCCCTCATCTTCACCGCCTGCTCTTCACTATCCTCTCTCGAGGACGCCAGAAATGTGCATCAATTGATCTCCTCCGCCGCCGGATTCCACCCCAACGCCTACACCAAATGCGCCCTCATCGACATGTATGCCAAATGCGGGAGCTTGGAGGATGCACGCAAGGTGTTCGATGAAATGCTGCACCGAGACAGGGATTTGCCTTGCTGGACTGCTATGATATGCGGGACTATACGGCTCGGCCACGCGGGCCGAGCTCTGTCGCTGTTTAGTGACATGATGAGGACTGGGGGTGGCCTCCGCCCGGATATGCCTCTCGTGGCAGCTGTTCTCCCCGCGTGTGGGAGGCTGCAGGCCGCCCACACGGGGATGGCTCTGCAAGGGCTTGCTCTCAAGTGTGGCTTCCATGATGACCTGTTTGTTGCTAATGCTACTATTGATATGTATTGCAAGTTGGGGGAGACGGAACGGGCTTACACCGTGTTTCGCAGAATGCCTTGCAGGGATGATGTCTCTTGGGGGACGTTGATAGCTGGCTATTCGTGTAATGCAGAGTACCACTTTTGTATTGAGGTCTGCGCTCGGATGATGAGTTTGGGGATTTTTCCAAGTGCGGTTGTGGTGGCGAGTGTTCTTCCTGCGATTGGGAGACTCGGGTTAGCGGAAGAGGGGAGAGGGATGCACGGATTGGTCTTGAAACGAGGCTTCGACTCTGATGTTGTCGTTTGTAGTGCTTTGATGGAAATGTACTCTCTCTGTGGATTGACGGGAGAAATACGGCTTCTGTTGAGCGTGTGGTCGGATTGGGACGTCATGATATGGAACTCGGCAATTAGTTCCGTTGAGGATCATGGTTTGGGTCTCGGCATCTTTAGGAAGATGTGGGAGTCGAAATTTAAACCGAACTCCATCACTTTGATGAGCATTCTCCCAATGTGTACTAAAATGGGGGCACATAAACAGGGAATGGAGATTCATTGCTATGCTATTAGAAATGGCCTTGACATGGTTGTTTCAGTCTCCAATTCAGTTATTCATATGTACTGTAAATGTGGATTCCTTGGAGTCGGACGGAACCTCTTTGATAGGATGGCGGAGAGGGATATCGTCTCGTACAATACGATCATCTCTTCCTACGGATTCCACGGGCATGCCAAGCAAGCGCTGCTGCTCTTCGATGAGATGAAATCTCTGGCGACGAGGCCAAGTGGAGCGACTTTCGTGGGGCTCCTCTCCGCGTGCAGTCATGCAGGGCTAGTGGATGAGGGTCGCAACCTCTATCGTTCCATGGTCGTTGACTATGGCATACAACCCAATGTGGAACACTACTCGTGCATGGTGGACCTTCTTGGCAGAGCAGGGCGGATTGGTGATGCGTGCGATTTTATCAGGGCGATGCCTGAGGAACCGAATGCTAGTGTTCTGGGGTGCTTGCTTGCTGCGTGTCGGCTCCACAACGTGGATCTTACCGGTGAAGATATTCTCCGAGATAAACTGGATGACTCTGGCTACCATATCCTTATCTCGAACATGTATGCATCGAGAAAGAGATGGAGAGATGCATCGAGGGCTAGAGCTCGGATAAAGGAGAAAGGATTGAGAAAGAAACCGGGGAAGAGTTGGACGCAGATAGGCCACCACACTCATGTATTTGATGCTGGAGATGCTACACATTCTGAGTTTGGGATTATACAAGAGACCTTGAAAATACTATTCTCAGAGATGAGGAAAAGGTGTCATTTTGATAATCTGTTTGCTTGTTGA
- the LOC121770545 gene encoding meiosis-specific protein ASY3-like → MGTDVGRQTDLHEEPMSDRQSLSSNYRYCSQSRKMSVGILVDSVSNAKVQEPGAQTAEIERCGQKNSVRCREGHSPRVEKHLIVEPKDASPWVSTRSFKPKLLPHSVADLDTECTPSLPAASVNFFAAKSGLGSDVCKQRNSGRAYCSVEEWNVNNAEQVENPVCSIEQGVQQEKEQVQNNDKTTETGGRESLRIKLWEILGDVSSPNKQHPSLQREVLHPDQERNNKQCPTEKLSLSSDTIESDSQAQVSTRPMTRSLARRKATRKQGNKSEPTKSNDRKECQRKRIFSSKGDISVGSYGKLMDGSLPCKGEKFMGMSSQAETNQGVRHKNVEKRQQSEKSKSIPAVDKLMLHKNKVSNASSSTDRRNDVHVETEKVSLNAMTDQRDVQQPMVVEAPKKNLQEDICNSVLKRKRNSPQLQKGFKNNFSFEIPLNAMTDQRDVQQSMDVEASKNFLQEDMSDFMLKRKRNSLQPKSVTRNNSSFELLLNSMTDKRDVEQSMDVEASKKNLEEDISDSLLLKKRNTVQPQKDTKNNSSFEFPLHSVTDQRDLELSMGVEASGKNMKEGISDILLKKKKNTVHNTSTPPSEIKSHSSLQKSKQEELHDQSPAAKIFHRTSMQNFKSFLSSESAKRGPDLQQEPSVGKSKNKEDNSLKRGPLVKPNVLIDEDSDNQSKSLIDETDSESSEDESNCKESEELSPENHISENILHNSDKSLGNGKDVGVIGSSQASDSLKEGVHDANEMYMEENQEDGLTRAVALFTVALSRIKTKLKSISSRRSADILRATVEEILLRLQNAESLIKTDVGKLTNLSNSKSKQLETRFQEKQEQLIGIHKRFKAEVEQHLQECGSLIANLEEHEIELKRSMEKQRAAHKKFLSQVEQETNVQLEDAESRIMAVQEVAREKMLQLKLGVAECLKHGGLS, encoded by the exons ATGGGAACGGATGTTGGTAGACAGACCGATCTTCACGAG GAGCCAATGAGTGATCGTCAGAGTCTTAGCAGCAACTACCGTTACTGCAGTCAATCCAGGAAGATGTCTGTAGGAATTCTTGTTGATTCTGTTTCCAATGCCAAAGTCCAGGAACCAGGGGCCCAAACTGCTGAAATTGAAAGATGCGGCCAAAAAAATAGTGTCAGATGCCGTGAAGGACATTCACCACGTGTGGAAAAACACCTGATAGTTGAACCGAAGGATGCCTCCCCTTGGGTTTCCACTAGATCTTTCAAGCCAAAGCTACTACCTCATTCAGTCGCAGATCTAGATACAGAATGTACTCCAAGTTTGCCAGCAGCTTCTGTCAACTTTTTTGCTGCTAAGTCTGGCTTAGGATCTGATGTATGCAAACAGAGGAACTCTGGTAGAGCTTACTGCTCCGTGGAGGAATGGAACGTTAATAATGCAGAGCAAGTTGAGAATCCGGTATGTTCAATTGAACAAGGAGTTCAGCAAGAAAAAGAACAGGTACAAAATAATGATAAGACAACAGAAACTGGGGGCCGAGAATCTCTGAGGATCAAACTGTgggagattttaggagatgtttcttcaCCAAACAAACAGCATCCCAGTCTTCAGCGTGAGGTATTGCATCCGGATCAAGAGAGGAACAATAAGCAGTGTCCTACTGAAAAACTAAGCCTGAGTTCAGACACTATTGAAAGTGATTCTCAAGCGCAAGTTTCCACAAGGCCAATGACTCGATCTTTAGCCCGGAGGAAAGCCACCAGAAAACAAGGTAATAAGAGTGAACCAACAAAATCTAATGATAGAAAAGAGTGTCAACGGAAAAGAATATTCTCATCCAAAGGAGATATATCTGTGGGATCATATGGTAAGTTGATGGATGGTTCTTTACCTTGCAAGGGAGAAAAATTTATGGGAATGAGTTCTCAAGCGGAGACAAATCAGGGTGTAAGGCATAAAAATGTAGAAAAGAGACAGCAGTCAGAAAAGAGCAAATCAATACCAGCTGTGGATAAACTAATGTTGCATAAGAATAAAGTTTCCAATGCTAGCAGTTCCACTGACAGAAGAAATGATGTACATGTTGAGACTGAGAAGGTTTCTCTTAATGCAATGACTGATCAAAGGGATGTTCAGCAGCCAATGGTTGTCGAAGCTCCAAAGAAGAATCTGCAAGAAGACATATGTAATTCTGTgttaaaaaggaaaaggaacTCTCCGCAGTTACAAAAGggtttcaaaaataatttttcatttgAGATTCCTCTTAATGCAATGACTGATCAAAGGGATGTTCAGCAGTCAATGGATGTCGAAGCTTCAAAGAATTTTCTGCAGGAAGACATGTCTGATTTTatgttaaaaagaaaaaggaactCACTGCAGCCAAAATCGGTCACCAGGAATAATTCTTCATTTGAGCTTCTTCTTAATTCTATGACTGATAAAAGAGATGTTGAGCAATCAATGGACGTTGAAGCATCAAAGAAGAATCTGGAAGAAGATATTTCTGATTCTCTGTTACTAAAGAAAAGGAACACTGTGCAGCCCCAAAAGGACACCAAGAATAACTCTTCGTTTGAGTTTCCTCTTCATTCAGTGACTGACCAAAGGGATCTTGAGCTGTCAATGGGTGTTGAAGCTTCAGGTAAGAATATGAAAGAAGGCATATCTGACATCCtgttgaaaaagaaaaagaacacTGTGCATAATACTTCAACCCCTCCTTCCGAGATTAAGTCACATAGCAGTTTGCAGAAAAGTAAGCAAGAAGAACTTCACGATCAAAGTCCTGCTGCGAAAATATTTCATAGAACTAGCATGCAAAACTTCAAAAGCTTTCTGAGTTCAGAATCAGCTAAACGAGGACCAGATTTGCAACAGGAACCATCT GTTGGTAAGAGTAAGAACAAAGAAGACAATAGTCTGAAAAGAGGTCCCCTTGTGAAACCAAATGTCTTAATTGATGAAGACAGTGATAACCAGTCCAAATCTTTAATTGATGAGACTGATTCTGAGAGCTCTGAAGATGAATCAA ATTGCAAAGAATCAGAGGAATTGTCTCCTGAAAATCACATATCTGAGAATATTCTACATAATTCCGATAAAAGTCTTGGCAATGGCAAAGATGTTGGAGTGATTGGATCTAGTCAAGCATCAGATTCATTGAAAG AAGGGGTACATGACGCCAATGAAATGTACATGGAAGAGAACCAGGAGGATGGTTTGACCAG GGCTGTTGCACTCTTTACTGTGGCTCTGTCTCGTATTAAAACCAAACTGAAGTCAATAAGTAGCAGAAGGTCTGCTGATATTTTGCGCGCTACAGTTGAGGAAATATTGTTACGATTGCAGAATGCGGAATCTCTTATTAAAACAGATGT GGGAAAGCTGACCAATCTGAGTAATTCAAAAAGCAAACAGCTGGAAACTAGATTTCAAG AGAAACAGGAACAGTTGATTGGAATACATAAAAGGTTCAAAGCAGAGGTTGAACAGCACCTCCAGGAATGTGGCAGCCTAATAGCAAATCTAGAGGAGCATGAGATTGAGCTCAAAAGATCAATGGAAAAGCAAA GAGCAGCGCATAAAAAGTTTTTGTCACAAGTGGAGCAAGAAACAAATGTCCAACTTGAAGATGCTGAAAGCAGAATCATGGCTGTCCAAGAG GTTGCTAGGGAAAAGATGCTTCAACTGAAACTTGGGGTGGCTGAGTGCTTGAAACATGGTGGCTTGAGTTGA